Proteins encoded together in one Bombiscardovia nodaiensis window:
- a CDS encoding GntR family transcriptional regulator — translation MSAGDQLPTEQELCQEYGVSRITLRRAIEDISRDGQVVRSQGRGTFKTESPTASREVISSQIKGFYRQQLDLGRYVHTKVISNEVVRNTPVARVLGIDPSFGIIRLERLRYVNDILQQHVVTYLSLERFPEVLQEDFTSGSLYDFLQSRYGVKLERDEVVVRIEEARGQVAGYFDVHEGTPVLAMDSTVFGSEGEVVCYGIALHPPRHSEIKFIIGNPAVSLDESPKSAQ, via the coding sequence ATGAGCGCCGGCGACCAGCTGCCCACTGAACAAGAGCTCTGTCAGGAGTATGGGGTCAGTCGCATCACGCTGCGCAGGGCCATTGAAGATATTAGCCGAGATGGGCAAGTGGTTCGCTCTCAGGGCAGAGGAACCTTCAAAACGGAGAGCCCGACGGCTTCGCGCGAGGTGATTAGCAGCCAGATTAAAGGCTTCTACCGGCAGCAGCTCGACTTGGGCCGGTACGTCCACACCAAGGTGATCAGCAATGAGGTTGTGCGCAACACGCCTGTGGCCCGGGTCTTGGGCATAGACCCCAGTTTTGGCATTATTCGTCTGGAGCGCCTGCGCTATGTCAACGACATTCTCCAACAACATGTGGTGACGTATCTGAGTCTGGAGCGCTTCCCCGAGGTGCTGCAGGAGGACTTTACCTCCGGCTCCCTGTACGATTTTTTGCAGTCCCGCTACGGGGTGAAGTTGGAGCGTGACGAGGTGGTGGTGCGCATTGAGGAGGCCCGGGGACAAGTGGCTGGCTACTTTGACGTGCATGAAGGCACCCCGGTGCTGGCCATGGATTCCACAGTTTTCGGCTCCGAGGGCGAAGTGGTCTGCTACGGCATTGCCCTGCACCCGCCCCGGCACAGCGAAATTAAATTCATCATCGGCAACCCCGCAGTCAGCCTAGACGAATCGCCCAAGTCCGCCCAGTAA
- a CDS encoding PTS lactose transporter subunit IIB, with amino-acid sequence MKIVTVCSTGLGSSFMTQLNIEKALKQLGVSGVETDHMDLGSATPNDADVFFCGRDIADAASELGDVVSLNSLIDMNEITDKVKAALERHGVAVPGKD; translated from the coding sequence ATGAAGATTGTAACAGTTTGCAGCACAGGCTTGGGCTCGAGTTTCATGACGCAGCTCAACATTGAAAAGGCTCTCAAGCAGCTCGGCGTATCCGGCGTGGAGACCGACCACATGGATTTGGGTTCGGCCACACCAAACGACGCGGACGTGTTCTTCTGCGGGCGCGACATAGCGGACGCGGCGAGCGAATTAGGCGACGTTGTCTCGCTCAACAGCCTGATTGATATGAATGAAATTACCGACAAAGTCAAGGCTGCCCTCGAGCGCCATGGCGTAGCGGTGCCCGGAAAGGACTGA
- the fhs gene encoding formate--tetrahydrofolate ligase: protein MTTFDDFVTPYGLVSKVDAFGYLDYLKAHPSERKRPGQMVLVTADTPLKASRGEGKTTTTIALVDALCARGLDAVAVLRQPSMGITAAGSKGGASGGGKSSLAHPELADWGLCGEMAAIENAQNLLVSFAEKAVDEGQLDTILVPRVSEVPSRALRQIAVDRGKANIAERVVLTPTCELMQILVLSRSMEELSARVGAMTAGTLDGQPVRFGDFIDLWRITNLLGGAVQPAMMTTQAGSTVYMHAGPFGNVSLGIPSLVSVELALARHDIVVVEAGYGADAGAQKWLDIAAREFGAPWPAAAVVVTRATTWRDDPALRWRYPFHVNRLEGLGIPAFPLVNLWEGEDGERGELEETAATLGFRKPIMGNLFRDGGPALTPQLDDFLAALEAGQTGSGVSQDPGLAEQGHSQAESLHSHKGMDLLEQLKWVADSAYGVRAERVIAGPSFADSLAQAQDLCEKQGLSLNDLVPLAVKSPATMTDDDRAPESERSVTLKKVEPHTGAGLVQVNLTTSLTTPMPKIV from the coding sequence ATGACCACCTTCGACGATTTTGTCACCCCCTACGGCCTGGTGAGCAAGGTAGACGCTTTTGGCTACCTGGACTACTTGAAGGCCCATCCGAGCGAGCGGAAGCGGCCAGGGCAGATGGTGTTAGTTACGGCCGACACCCCCCTCAAAGCCTCGCGCGGAGAGGGCAAGACGACCACGACTATCGCCCTGGTTGATGCCCTGTGCGCTCGCGGTCTGGACGCGGTGGCGGTTTTGCGCCAGCCGAGTATGGGCATTACTGCCGCCGGTTCCAAGGGCGGTGCTTCGGGCGGCGGCAAGTCTTCCCTGGCGCACCCGGAACTGGCTGACTGGGGCCTGTGCGGTGAGATGGCGGCCATTGAGAACGCGCAGAATCTTCTGGTCTCCTTTGCGGAGAAGGCCGTGGACGAGGGTCAGCTCGATACTATTTTGGTGCCGCGCGTCTCCGAAGTGCCCTCCAGGGCCCTGCGCCAGATTGCTGTGGACCGGGGTAAGGCGAATATTGCTGAACGAGTGGTCCTGACCCCCACCTGCGAGCTAATGCAGATTCTGGTGCTCTCGCGCTCAATGGAGGAGCTCTCTGCTCGCGTGGGCGCTATGACTGCCGGCACTCTGGACGGCCAACCCGTGCGCTTTGGCGATTTTATTGACCTCTGGCGGATTACGAACCTGCTGGGCGGGGCGGTTCAACCGGCGATGATGACCACCCAGGCCGGTTCCACGGTTTACATGCATGCTGGCCCCTTCGGCAATGTCTCTCTGGGCATTCCAAGCCTGGTGTCGGTGGAGTTGGCGCTCGCCCGGCACGACATTGTCGTGGTGGAAGCCGGGTACGGGGCTGACGCGGGCGCTCAGAAGTGGCTCGACATAGCGGCGCGCGAGTTCGGCGCTCCCTGGCCTGCTGCTGCCGTGGTGGTCACTCGGGCCACAACCTGGCGCGATGACCCGGCCCTGCGCTGGCGCTATCCCTTCCACGTCAACCGTTTGGAGGGCTTGGGCATCCCGGCCTTCCCCCTAGTCAACCTTTGGGAGGGTGAGGATGGGGAGCGCGGCGAGCTGGAGGAGACTGCGGCCACGCTCGGCTTCCGTAAGCCCATCATGGGCAATCTCTTCCGCGACGGTGGACCAGCGCTGACGCCACAGCTCGACGATTTCCTCGCTGCCTTGGAGGCGGGCCAGACGGGCTCTGGAGTCAGCCAAGATCCGGGCCTGGCTGAGCAAGGACACTCCCAGGCCGAGTCCCTACACAGCCACAAGGGCATGGACCTGCTGGAGCAGCTCAAGTGGGTGGCAGACAGCGCCTATGGGGTCCGAGCCGAGCGCGTGATCGCCGGTCCGTCGTTTGCGGATTCGCTGGCCCAAGCGCAGGACTTGTGCGAGAAACAGGGCTTGAGCTTGAATGATTTGGTGCCTCTGGCTGTCAAGTCGCCAGCTACGATGACCGACGACGACCGCGCGCCCGAATCTGAGCGCTCAGTGACCCTGAAAAAGGTAGAGCCCCACACTGGCGCAGGTCTGGTTCAGGTGAATTTGACCACCTCCCTCACCACGCCCATGCCCAAGATTGTGTGA
- a CDS encoding PTS ascorbate transporter subunit IIC — protein sequence MNGFLKVLLDIFRQPSVIVALISLIGLALQRKPATDILKGTIRTFVGFLVLAAGAGVVSNALTPFGDMFQHAFHVQGVVPNNEAIVGTVLVKYGSIAALVFFFGMIVNILLSATSYFKYVYLSGHVAFYMATMITVIFVAAGFQTWQTLVFGSIAQGIVVTLSPAIVQPFMKKVTGTDDVALGHTGGAGIALGGLVATLTQSKKHPSKSTEEINVPKNLSFLRDTTVIIALSMAVIYVIVAIFAGQSYIESKLSDGQNFIVYSILQAATFSAGVFIILAGVRVVLGEIVPAFKGISEHLVKDAKPALDVPVTFTFAPNAVLIGFLSSFVGGIVGMIVLAVSGSTVIIPGVVAHFMTGGATGVIANGAGGRRGAVLGSFVNGLAITFLPFFLLPVLGEVGKGAATYSDADFGVAGIFLGYLNKAGGQVAIIAGLAVVLVLIYAASYFLTKRAKSAAALAGQAAAAE from the coding sequence ATGAACGGCTTTCTCAAAGTTTTACTTGACATTTTTCGACAGCCTTCAGTTATTGTCGCGCTGATCTCCCTCATCGGCCTGGCCCTGCAGCGCAAGCCAGCTACCGACATTTTGAAGGGCACTATCCGCACCTTCGTGGGCTTCCTGGTTCTGGCGGCGGGTGCCGGCGTGGTCAGCAATGCCCTGACTCCCTTTGGTGACATGTTCCAGCACGCCTTCCACGTGCAGGGCGTCGTGCCCAACAACGAGGCCATTGTGGGCACCGTGCTGGTCAAATACGGCTCTATCGCTGCCCTCGTCTTCTTCTTCGGCATGATTGTCAACATTCTCCTGTCGGCAACGTCCTACTTTAAGTACGTGTACTTGTCGGGGCACGTGGCCTTCTATATGGCCACGATGATCACCGTTATTTTCGTAGCGGCAGGCTTCCAAACCTGGCAGACGCTGGTCTTCGGCTCGATTGCACAGGGTATAGTGGTCACGCTTTCGCCCGCCATCGTGCAGCCCTTTATGAAGAAGGTCACGGGCACGGACGATGTGGCGCTCGGACACACGGGTGGCGCTGGTATCGCCCTGGGCGGCCTGGTGGCCACACTCACCCAGAGCAAGAAACACCCATCCAAGTCCACAGAAGAGATTAACGTGCCCAAGAATCTCTCCTTCCTGCGTGACACCACGGTGATTATTGCCCTGTCCATGGCCGTAATTTATGTGATTGTGGCAATTTTCGCCGGCCAGTCCTACATCGAAAGCAAGTTGAGCGACGGCCAGAACTTCATTGTCTACTCAATTCTGCAAGCTGCTACTTTCTCGGCCGGCGTGTTCATTATTCTCGCCGGCGTTCGTGTGGTTTTGGGCGAGATTGTGCCGGCCTTCAAGGGCATCAGTGAGCATTTGGTCAAGGACGCTAAGCCCGCCCTCGACGTGCCCGTCACCTTCACCTTCGCTCCCAACGCCGTGCTCATCGGCTTCCTCTCCAGCTTTGTGGGTGGCATCGTGGGCATGATCGTCCTGGCTGTGAGCGGCTCTACCGTCATCATCCCAGGCGTGGTGGCCCACTTCATGACTGGCGGCGCTACCGGCGTAATTGCGAACGGCGCAGGCGGGCGCAGGGGCGCGGTGCTCGGTTCCTTCGTCAACGGTTTGGCCATCACCTTCCTGCCCTTCTTCCTTCTGCCCGTGCTGGGCGAGGTTGGCAAGGGCGCAGCGACTTACTCCGACGCTGACTTCGGTGTGGCCGGTATCTTCCTGGGCTACCTGAACAAGGCTGGCGGGCAGGTGGCGATTATCGCGGGCCTGGCTGTTGTGCTCGTGCTGATTTACGCGGCTTCCTACTTCCTGACCAAGCGCGCCAAGTCGGCAGCTGCTTTGGCTGGGCAGGCTGCTGCCGCCGAGTAA